The genomic stretch GAGAGCATACAGGTAATATGACATTGAAGGTCGTTCCCGTTCCTTCTGAAGAATAAACATGAATAGAACCTGACATTTCTGCAATAATGCCATGAACGACAGAGAGTCCCATCCCTGTGCCTTCTCCCGTTTTTCTTGTCGTATAAAAAGGTTCGAATATCCTGGAACGGACCTCTTCTGTCATTCCGCATCCAGTATCACTGACCATTAATTGTGCATACATGCCGGAAGGGAGATATGAATCGGAAAGGGAAGGTTCATCAATTATGCACTCTTTCAGCACAAGATCCAGGGTTCCTCCTTTCTCTTTCATCGCCAGACCGGCATTTGTACATAAATTCATGATAATCTGCTGAAGTTGAACCGGGTCACCAAATACACAGATCTCAGTGCTGAGATCCATATGGATCGTTATGGAAGAAGGAAGAGAGGCGTATAAAAGGTTTATTGTTTCCTGAATTATATCGTTTAAAATGACGGGCTGTTTTTGAATTTTGGATTGCTGGCTGAATGCCAGGATCTGCTTGATCAGTTGACGGGCCCGTCTCCCGGCAGCAAGGATTTGTTCGAAATAAAAGTGTACCTTTCCATCGGGTTCTGATTCCAGCAGACCGATGTCTGCGTATCCGAGAACAGCACTCAATATATTGTTGAAATCATGTGAGATACCGCCGGCAAGAGTACCAAGAGCCTGCATTTTTTGAGACTGTCTGATGCCCTCTTCCATCTTTTTCTGATCGGTCATATCCCGTATGGCGGCAACCCTCGCTTTTTGTCCCTGAGACTCAATGACTCTCACCCGTACTTCAACAGGGAATTGACTTCCATCCTTTTTAACTCCCATGGCTTCATAGGGTTCAAGATTACCAGCATTAATCCGGTCAATCACTTTTTGACTTGACTCCCGGGTAAAAATTCGATCGATAAATTGCTGTCCCTGGATTTCGTCCCGATTATAGCCGAATAAGTTGAGGAACATATCATTAAACTGAAGAGCTACACCGCGGTTATGAATGAGAATACCCTCCCAGGAGGCTTCTGTTAATTCACGGAGGGTATTTTCAGCCCTCTTTTTTCTGTAGATGTTAACGATCAGGGCAATGACAACCACCAGAAGTAATATTAGGATTGACATTAAAATCCAGAATTCCCAGAAGTACTCCCTATAAACGGAATAAGGCCGATTGATGACCCTGCTATGGGGAGGCAGAGATTTCAAAGGGATGGAAAATCGTTCCAACTCGGGGTAGTTGAAAATTTTTTCTGTGAGTCCTGCTTTCACGGGAGGAATCTCCCATGGGAATTCACCCTGCAAGATTCTTAAACCCATGCCGGCCATGGCCTCTCCGGTCATAAAACCGCTGAGAACATCCCCACCCATAACTCCCCGGGTGATATTGAAATCGGTCAGGCAGTACAGTGGAACCTTGCTGACCGAGGAGATGGCCTCCCCCGTTTTCTCATAGGTGAAAAACAGGCCGTTCCTATCAGAATAATAGACTCCCAGGAGTATAATTGTTTGATCCGAAAGAGAGGCGATCTCCTTCTGAAGCTCTTCCATACTCAGATCTTCTGAATATCTAATCTTCAGCTGGTTTTCCAGAGATGACAGCTCTGATTCGATGTCCCGCTGCCAGGCCCGTCCGGTTTTTAGAAAATCATTGATGATATAAACTTCACGGGTATCCGGATGCAAAAGGAGTGCCGTCTCCACCGTCGTCCGGGCGGAGAATGTTTCGGCAATACCCGTGATCTCCTTATGATCCGTGATCATGGAATCTTCAAAATCGTTGACTCCGCAAAAAACGATGGGCACTCCCGGATAGAGACGATTGTGCTGTTCCCGTAAGAAATCG from Oceanispirochaeta sp. encodes the following:
- a CDS encoding ATP-binding protein, which produces MAQFTDDPIHILFLNSYNSRMNWYREILRGVEEVLTPDQNNIILHLENMDTKEFQSEEYVQAFSDFIELKYRDNHFSLIFCSDNNAFDFLREQHNRLYPGVPIVFCGVNDFEDSMITDHKEITGIAETFSARTTVETALLLHPDTREVYIINDFLKTGRAWQRDIESELSSLENQLKIRYSEDLSMEELQKEIASLSDQTIILLGVYYSDRNGLFFTYEKTGEAISSVSKVPLYCLTDFNITRGVMGGDVLSGFMTGEAMAGMGLRILQGEFPWEIPPVKAGLTEKIFNYPELERFSIPLKSLPPHSRVINRPYSVYREYFWEFWILMSILILLLVVVIALIVNIYRKKRAENTLRELTEASWEGILIHNRGVALQFNDMFLNLFGYNRDEIQGQQFIDRIFTRESSQKVIDRINAGNLEPYEAMGVKKDGSQFPVEVRVRVIESQGQKARVAAIRDMTDQKKMEEGIRQSQKMQALGTLAGGISHDFNNILSAVLGYADIGLLESEPDGKVHFYFEQILAAGRRARQLIKQILAFSQQSKIQKQPVILNDIIQETINLLYASLPSSITIHMDLSTEICVFGDPVQLQQIIMNLCTNAGLAMKEKGGTLDLVLKECIIDEPSLSDSYLPSGMYAQLMVSDTGCGMTEEVRSRIFEPFYTTRKTGEGTGMGLSVVHGIIAEMSGSIHVYSSEGTGTTFNVILPVCSHGPYDKGENETETL